In Chitinophaga sp. HK235, a single window of DNA contains:
- a CDS encoding IS3 family transposase (programmed frameshift), which translates to MKKTRFTETQIVSILKQQENGLATKDICREHGISEATFYNWKSKYGGMEASDVKRLKDLEEENSRLKRMYADLSLDNQILKDPIHKKRLGPSTKRQVAEELVADQGISVSRACRIVSFPRSKFYYRSRRNDQVLIDALQDLAFKHTSYGFRKLFAYLRRAGHHWNHKRVYRVYRLLKLNKRRKLKRRVPARIKQPLQQQTNVNIIWSMDFMSDSLIGNKRFRTFNVIDDGSREVLGIEVDTSLSSYRIVRVLERIIESRGKPAAIRTDNGPEFTSGYFEQWCHQHGIRLQYIQPGRPMQNGYVERFNRLYREAVLDAYIFEDLHQVRELTYTWMEEYNQRRPHESLKNMTPCEWKAELQKSRNSN; encoded by the exons ATGAAAAAGACCAGATTCACAGAAACTCAGATTGTGTCTATTTTGAAGCAGCAGGAAAATGGGCTTGCCACAAAGGACATTTGCCGCGAACATGGCATTTCTGAAGCTACTTTCTATAACTGGAAAAGCAAGTATGGAGGCATGGAGGCTTCAGATGTGAAGCGCCTCAAAGACCTGGAGGAAGAAAATTCCAGGCTCAAAAGAATGTATGCTGACCTATCCCTTGACAATCAGATACTGAAGGATC CTATTCACAAAAAAAGGCTGGGCCCTTCCACAAAAAGACAAGTAGCAGAAGAATTGGTCGCAGATCAGGGTATTTCTGTGAGCAGGGCCTGTCGAATAGTTTCCTTTCCCCGTTCAAAGTTTTATTATCGTAGTCGTAGAAATGACCAGGTACTGATTGATGCCCTTCAGGACCTTGCTTTTAAGCATACTTCCTACGGTTTTCGCAAGCTTTTCGCCTATTTGAGGCGTGCAGGTCATCACTGGAATCATAAAAGAGTATACCGGGTATACAGGCTGCTTAAGCTGAATAAGAGGAGGAAGCTGAAACGCAGAGTGCCAGCACGCATTAAACAACCATTACAACAGCAAACCAATGTTAATATCATCTGGAGCATGGATTTCATGAGTGATAGCCTGATTGGAAACAAACGCTTCAGAACATTTAACGTGATAGATGATGGCTCCCGGGAGGTCTTGGGTATAGAAGTCGATACTTCACTATCGTCATACCGAATTGTACGGGTATTGGAAAGAATTATTGAATCCAGAGGCAAACCAGCCGCGATAAGAACTGATAATGGTCCGGAATTTACTTCAGGTTATTTTGAACAGTGGTGCCACCAGCACGGTATCCGGCTACAATACATTCAACCAGGCCGACCAATGCAGAATGGTTATGTCGAACGATTTAATCGTCTTTACAGAGAAGCTGTCCTCGATGCCTATATCTTTGAGGACTTGCACCAGGTAAGGGAATTAACCTATACCTGGATGGAAGAATATAACCAAAGAAGACCTCACGAATCTTTGAAGAACATGACGCCTTGCGAATGGAAAGCGGAGTTGCAAAAATCCAGAAACTCCAATTAA
- a CDS encoding TetR/AcrR family transcriptional regulator, with translation MTRKITSGPIRNKERTKNKLLKAVGSILKKEGFPGLNVSRVASKADVDRKLIYEYFGGMENLVQAYLNNKDYWKVNLVNIDEIIEGSREDFGKQIAYTTLEGQFDALMADQEMRKIITWGLCENFKPLTDLNRERERLGEALFSSISDNFFKDKEVDIRAVQGLLIGGVYYLTLQAKMSGQTMCGIDINTVEGNRKIKKTLKQIIEWAFS, from the coding sequence ATGACAAGAAAAATTACCAGCGGTCCTATTAGAAATAAAGAAAGAACTAAGAACAAACTTTTAAAGGCAGTTGGTTCTATTTTGAAAAAAGAAGGTTTTCCCGGATTAAATGTCAGCCGGGTGGCTTCAAAAGCAGATGTGGACAGAAAACTGATTTACGAGTACTTTGGAGGAATGGAGAATCTTGTACAAGCGTATTTGAATAACAAGGATTACTGGAAAGTTAACCTGGTTAACATCGATGAAATTATAGAAGGAAGCAGGGAGGATTTCGGCAAGCAGATCGCCTATACTACTTTAGAGGGACAGTTTGATGCTTTAATGGCCGACCAAGAAATGCGTAAAATTATTACCTGGGGCTTATGTGAGAATTTCAAACCTTTGACAGATCTGAACAGGGAACGCGAACGACTGGGAGAGGCACTTTTCAGCAGTATTAGTGATAATTTTTTCAAGGATAAGGAAGTAGATATCAGGGCAGTACAAGGTCTTCTGATCGGGGGTGTTTACTACTTAACGCTTCAGGCCAAGATGAGTGGTCAGACCATGTGCGGGATTGACATCAATACAGTGGAAGGAAACAGAAAAATAAAGAAGACCCTTAAACAGATTATTGAATGGGCTTTTTCTTAA